The DNA window TACTCCCCAAGGAGCAGAGATCCCAaaccccttccctccttttggATCTTCTGTAGCCCCCGTTTTCTGCTGCCCTGAGGAGCAAGAGCAGTTCTTCCCTTTCTATGCATCCAGCTCCTCTGGCATCAAGAGCCAAGAGGTTGGTGCAGCTTCCCAACAATCAACACCCAGAGAGTACATACAGGTTCTatgcaaaagtatttttattggATACAAAACATTCCAGTTTAGTGAAAAAGGTTACATTATTGCTGATGGAGTTTGTCTGGGCTCAAACCCAAGACTTGCTCCTTTCTGCTCCGGTCCTGCCGTGGCTGTCTGGTCCCATCCTGTTACACCTGGGCTTTGATGGCAGCTCCATCCTCGGAGGCTGGTccgggctgtggggctgcagggctgacCTGGATGGGCACATTCCTCTCCGGAGCAGCcggcagtgccagcctgggggCCTCGATGCGCAGCTGCCCCTCCTTGGACAGGGAGCACGTCAGCGCTTCGGCGTCCACCTCCTCGGGCACATCCCACTCTCGCTTCAGCACCTCGTACTTGTAGGAGAAGGAGCCCTTCTCATCGACATTCTGCGTCTCCTTCtgccccaccagcaccaccttCCTGCCCACCACCTTCACCGACAGCTCCTCAGGAGCGAAGTTCTTGACATCCTGGCAGACGGCGAACCCGTCCCCGGAGCCCTGGGCTGGAGTCGTGCTGGTGCTCTGGGCGCGCTCCGCGGCAATGGCTCCGTGGTTGCTCAGGAGCTGTTCGAAGCTGCTCATGAACTCCCGAGCTTtctccatctcctgctgcagctcagtgaAGATGGTCTCTGCATGTGGCCAGAGGGTTCTCACCGTGCCCAGACGGCTGGCCAGGGAGCTGGAGGCGAATGGTGCAAGGTGCATCCGGCAAAGcatcgctgctgctgctgctgctgctgctgctgctgctgtcccctctCCAGTGGGCTGAAAGCGTTCTGCCCGGCTGGTGCCGGAGGAGGCTTTTATTGCCGTTCCCTGGAGGCGTGGCCTCGTCCCGAAAATTACGTCATCCTCAGGAGAAGAGCTCAGCTCTTTCCAGCCCGTTCCAGCTCATTCTTGTTACTCACCCATGAGGTGAGGCGCCGCTGACGTCGTGCCCAGCATACCTTCGTCCTGAGTCTTGCAGTTCTGCTCTCCTGGTGTATAATTAGTAGCATCACCTCAGCCTCTGAGTGGGATGCCTGAGCCACCCCTGCCAAAAATCTGTGCCCTTTCCATTTCCCAAGCAGGGAGCAGGGTTGGGCTCatctcctccctgcctccctccaccCTTACCTGTGGTCTGTTTCACCCCTTGTGCAGCCAGGagagcccctctgccccctgccccaTTTGTAGGACCCTCAGTGCTCAGGGAGGTCCCCCCAGGTGACACCAGGAGCCAGCCCATGGGCCCATGCCCAGGTGGGGTGCTGAGAGGTTGGGATAGGACAGGAGAGGGGGTGGCCCAGGAAGAAGGGTCCCAGAAAGTATGAGAGGTATGTGGCAGCAGGTTACATGGAACAGGTTGCTAGGGGTGGGACTATCCCTGTACTGGCCAAAGTGACACGCTGCTGGCACGGCACAGCCTGGCCCCACCGAGGCCCCTGCACGGGGGCCAGGGAAGGGCTCTGTGGGCTCGGGGGCACTGCTGCATCACGGTGGCTCTGCAGAAACCCGAGCTCCCAGCGCTGACTGCGGCTCCCTATTTGCAGCGTGTGACTCGTCCCCAGAAACAGGCGCTGCTATTTTGGCTGGTGGATAATCAGCCTCTCAAAAATAGGCGATGGCTCCAGGAGGGTGCGTGGGGAGAGAGCGTTCTGGAAGGGGCAcacccctgggcaggggaggATAAAACCCGCTGCTCCCTGGCCctagcccagcactgctgcagcctctgtaccgagcagagccacagcacagccGGGAGCACTTGTCGGAAGCAGAGATGCTTTGCCGCCTGCACTTCATGCCGCCCATGTCCAGCTCTCTGTTCCCGTGGTTGGGACCCGTCCGCACCCTCTGGCCTCACCCAGGCACCCTCTTTGCCGAGCTGGAGCGC is part of the Pithys albifrons albifrons isolate INPA30051 chromosome 25, PitAlb_v1, whole genome shotgun sequence genome and encodes:
- the LOC139682705 gene encoding heat shock protein 30C-like produces the protein MLCRMHLAPFASSSLASRLGTVRTLWPHAETIFTELQQEMEKAREFMSSFEQLLSNHGAIAAERAQSTSTTPAQGSGDGFAVCQDVKNFAPEELSVKVVGRKVVLVGQKETQNVDEKGSFSYKYEVLKREWDVPEEVDAEALTCSLSKEGQLRIEAPRLALPAAPERNVPIQVSPAAPQPGPASEDGAAIKAQV